A genomic region of Tigriopus californicus strain San Diego chromosome 1, Tcal_SD_v2.1, whole genome shotgun sequence contains the following coding sequences:
- the LOC131893625 gene encoding uncharacterized protein LOC131893625 encodes MSMRGRGQLSQFEVLFSLFFIVIAIIALECNASTVYFPEKRVPGGNYNDCLDSNGMERQLRSDGLNSYLFGLARCITSVGRPRFGKRSGSPSRKGLLPSKSAMMKSLYQLEPSQETNPNNLHPLERQISTWSNDWLPLDEELARLIWNTQDYSERSKRQDEITFEEAQ; translated from the exons ATGTCCATGAGAGGTCGTGGTCAATTAAGCCAATTTGAGGTCCTCTTctcattgtttttcattgtcatcGCCATCATAGCATTGGAATGTAATGCATCAACGGTTTATTTCCCTGAAA AACGAGTCCCAGGGGGGAACTACAACGACTGCCTGGACTCGAACGGAATGGAACGCCAACTTCGAAGCGATGGGCTCAACTCATACCTCTTTGGTCTGGCCAGGTGTATCACATCAGTGGGGAGACCCAG GTTTGGGAAGCGCTCAGGAAGCCCTTCCAGAAAGGGTCTCCTCCCGTCTAAAAGTGCGATGATGAAAAGCTTGTACCAACTGGAACCGTCCCAAGAGACCAACCCGAACAATCTGCATCCCTTGGAGAGACAGATTTCGACGTGGTCCAATGATTGGCTCCCATTAGACGAAGAACTTGCTCGGCTCATTTGGAACACTCAAGACTACTCAGAGCGATCCAAACGACAAGATGAGATCACGTTTGAAGAAGCCCAGTAA
- the LOC131893544 gene encoding retinol dehydrogenase 12-like codes for MSVHDGSAWFYPALWAGIAMTSLFGLRKFRSSKWGYFKIDQDLQGRVIVVTGANTGLGYHVCLQLAKAKATVILACRSETKGSEALRRIRSATRNEDLHFMPLDLANLESVQKFAQELQAQFPKIDCLVCNAGVWFPMEQGCRTQDGYEIHFGVNHLGHYLLARSLMENLKQSEDGRVVMVSSALMNRGQLDCSNRKIIYEGRVLDPTERKKYDSPGYNDSKLMNSLFAKALAQIVPDRVGVYSVSPGWCYTDLFRGGSWLKKLLILPFAFLFMRSASRGAQNIVHAVVEDKGQLTNGAYYADCQLALKENKKLDAMASEGQELWRLSDDLIRSYL; via the coding sequence ATGTCTGTTCACGACGGAAGTGCCTGGTTTTATCCGGCTCTTTGGGCTGGAATCGCCATGACATCCCTCTTTGGTCTGCGGAAATTTCGATCTTCCAAATGGGGCTATTTCAAGATCGACCAGGACTTGCAAGGGCGTGTCATCGTAGTGACTGGTGCCAACACCGGATTGGGCTACCATGTCTGTCTTCAGCTGGCCAAAGCCAAGGCCACTGTCATCCTGGCGTGCCGAAGTGAGACCAAAGGCTCCGAGGCTTTGCGAAGAATCCGGAGCGCCACGAGAAACGAAGACCTTCACTTTATGCCCTtggatttggccaatttggagTCGGTGCAAAAATTCGCTCAAGAGCTACAAGCCCAATTTCCCAAGATTGATTGCTTGGTGTGCAATGCTGGGGTGTGGTTCCCTATGGAACAGGGTTGCCGGACTCAGGATGGTTATGAGATCCACTTTGGGGTGAACCATTTGGGCCATTACCTCTTGGCTCGAAGTCTTATGGAGAACTTGAAGCAATCGGAGGATGGGCGGGTGGTCATGGTCTCATCGGCTCTGATGAACCGTGGTCAATTGGATTGCTCCAACAGAAAAATAATTTATGAGGGCCGGGTTTTGGACCCAACAGAGCGGAAGAAATATGACTCTCCGGGTTACAATGATTCTAAATTAATGAATTCATTGTTTGCCAAGGCTCTGGCTCAGATCGTTCCTGATCGTGTTGGCGTCTATTCAGTGTCTCCAGGGTGGTGTTATACGGATTTGTTCCGAGGAGGCTCTTGGCTCAAGAAGCTCCTAATTCTGccctttgcctttttgttcATGCGGAGTGCCTCCCGGGGGGcgcaaaatattgttcatgCCGTGGTTGAGGACAAAGGCCAATTGACGAATGGAGCTTATTATGCCGATTGCCAACtggctttgaaagaaaacaaaaaattggACGCCATGGCGTCGGAGGGTCAAGAGCTTTGGAGGCTTTCCGATGATCTCATCAGGTCATATCTATAA